One genomic window of Anthonomus grandis grandis chromosome 3, icAntGran1.3, whole genome shotgun sequence includes the following:
- the LOC126734192 gene encoding xaa-Pro dipeptidase isoform X1, whose product MFKNIYKSLKLISLINHKPVRFRSGFGEALKGTTMCDLSKRRGVLSMGPHTLQVPTELFALNRRRLVEALKKDNSDSLVLLQGGDEVSFYDTDTTYNNFRQESYFMWAFGVTDAGCYGAVDVKTGETHLFIPRHPEEYAVWMGPLAKCDDFSKKYNISKVYYVDQLSTILKGLNRAKILTLKGINTDSGLTAKPASFEGIENFSVNDELLFPIIADLRVYKTEHEIKVLKYVCAVSSYAHRQVMKKIKPGDFEYQGEALFLQLCYEKGGCRHVSYTCICGSGVNGAILHYGHAGVPNDSYIKDGELCLYDMGANYYGYAADITCTFPANGKFTPDQKLIYEAVLNANKAVQKAMKPGVSWVDMHVLANRVMLEDLKKGGLLQGSVDEMLDAGLAAIFQPHGLGHLMGLDVHDVGGYLKGQPERPQKVGVNKLRTARILQKGMVLTVEPGCYFIDPLLDKAFADPTLKKFLVPSVIERFRNFGGVRIEDDVVVTENGIEDMTKVPRSVQDIEDWMSGKLEESTFLDCEKSFVW is encoded by the exons CTGATAAATCACAAGCCAGTCAGATTTCGTTCTGGTTTTGGAGAGGCGTTGAAAGGTACAACCATGTGTGACTTATCAAAGAGAAGGGGTGTGCTGTCTATGGGTCCTCATACCCTTCAAGTGCCAACAGAATTGTTTGCGTTAAATCGCCGAAGACTAGTAGAAGCTCTTAAAAAAGACAATTCTGATTCTTTGGTTCTATTACAAGGGGGTGATGAAGTGTCTTTCTATGATACTGATAcaacttataataattttcg GCAAGAGTCATATTTCATGTGGGCATTTGGTGTAACAGATGCAGGCTGTTATGGGGCTGTAGATGTCAAAACAGGTGAAACCCACCTATTTATACCAAGACATCCTGAGGAATATGCAGTTTGGATGGGACCTTTAGCTAAATGTGATGATTTTtctaagaaatataatatttcaaaagtttACTATGTTGATCAGCTTTCAACCATATTAAAGGGGCTAAATAGGGCAAAAATTTTGACCCTTAAAG GCATAAACACTGATAGTGGCCTAACTGCTAAACCAGCAAGTTTTGAAGGTATTGAGAACTTTTCTGTTAATGACGAACTTTTATTTCCTATAATAGCAGACCTAAGAGTGTATAAAACAGAACATGAAATCAAAgtgttaaaatatgtttgtgcTGTTTCAAGCTACGCTCATAGACAG gttatgaaaaaaatcaagccCGGTGACTTTGAATATCAAGGAGAGGCCTTATTTTTGCAACTTTGTTATGAAAAAG GTGGTTGTCGCCATGTTTCCTATACATGTATTTGTGGATCTGGTGTAAATGGAGCTATTCTTCATTATGGCCATGCTGGTGTGCCAAATGATTCTTATATTAAAGATGGAGAACTGTGCCTTTATGACATGGGAGCCAACTACTATGGATATGCAGCTGATATAACTTGTACATTTCCAG CAAACGGGAAATTTACTCCTGATCAAAAACTAATCTATGAAGCTGTTTTAAATGCCAACAAGGCTGTTCAAAAAGCCATGAAGCCTGGTGTATCTTGGGTGGACATGCATGTTTTAGCTAATAGGGTGATGTTGGAAGATTTAAAGAAAGGAGGGTTATTGCAAGGAAGTGTAGATGAAATGTTGGATGCTGGCTTAGCTGCTATTTTTCAG CCACATGGTTTGGGCCATCTTATGGGCTTGGATGTCCATGACGTAGGTGGTTACTTAAAAGGACAACCAGAAAGACCCCAAAAAGTTGGTGTTAATAAGTTAAGGACCGCTAGAATTTTACAAAAAGGGATGGTACTAACAGTTGAGCCAGGGTGTTACTTTATTGATCCT cTACTGGATAAAGCTTTCGCAGATCCCACACTAAAGAAATTCCTAGTGCCATCTGTCATAGAGAGATTTAGAAATTTTGGAGGGGTCCGTATAGAAGATGATGTTGTGGTAACGGAAAATGGAATTGAAGATATGACGAAGGTACCCAGGTCTGTGCAAGATATCGAGGATTGGATGAGTGGGAAGCTCGAAGAGTCTACCTTTTTAGATTGCGAAAAATCGTTTGTGTGGTAA
- the LOC126734192 gene encoding xaa-Pro dipeptidase isoform X2, producing the protein MCDLSKRRGVLSMGPHTLQVPTELFALNRRRLVEALKKDNSDSLVLLQGGDEVSFYDTDTTYNNFRQESYFMWAFGVTDAGCYGAVDVKTGETHLFIPRHPEEYAVWMGPLAKCDDFSKKYNISKVYYVDQLSTILKGLNRAKILTLKGINTDSGLTAKPASFEGIENFSVNDELLFPIIADLRVYKTEHEIKVLKYVCAVSSYAHRQVMKKIKPGDFEYQGEALFLQLCYEKGGCRHVSYTCICGSGVNGAILHYGHAGVPNDSYIKDGELCLYDMGANYYGYAADITCTFPANGKFTPDQKLIYEAVLNANKAVQKAMKPGVSWVDMHVLANRVMLEDLKKGGLLQGSVDEMLDAGLAAIFQPHGLGHLMGLDVHDVGGYLKGQPERPQKVGVNKLRTARILQKGMVLTVEPGCYFIDPLLDKAFADPTLKKFLVPSVIERFRNFGGVRIEDDVVVTENGIEDMTKVPRSVQDIEDWMSGKLEESTFLDCEKSFVW; encoded by the exons ATGTGTGACTTATCAAAGAGAAGGGGTGTGCTGTCTATGGGTCCTCATACCCTTCAAGTGCCAACAGAATTGTTTGCGTTAAATCGCCGAAGACTAGTAGAAGCTCTTAAAAAAGACAATTCTGATTCTTTGGTTCTATTACAAGGGGGTGATGAAGTGTCTTTCTATGATACTGATAcaacttataataattttcg GCAAGAGTCATATTTCATGTGGGCATTTGGTGTAACAGATGCAGGCTGTTATGGGGCTGTAGATGTCAAAACAGGTGAAACCCACCTATTTATACCAAGACATCCTGAGGAATATGCAGTTTGGATGGGACCTTTAGCTAAATGTGATGATTTTtctaagaaatataatatttcaaaagtttACTATGTTGATCAGCTTTCAACCATATTAAAGGGGCTAAATAGGGCAAAAATTTTGACCCTTAAAG GCATAAACACTGATAGTGGCCTAACTGCTAAACCAGCAAGTTTTGAAGGTATTGAGAACTTTTCTGTTAATGACGAACTTTTATTTCCTATAATAGCAGACCTAAGAGTGTATAAAACAGAACATGAAATCAAAgtgttaaaatatgtttgtgcTGTTTCAAGCTACGCTCATAGACAG gttatgaaaaaaatcaagccCGGTGACTTTGAATATCAAGGAGAGGCCTTATTTTTGCAACTTTGTTATGAAAAAG GTGGTTGTCGCCATGTTTCCTATACATGTATTTGTGGATCTGGTGTAAATGGAGCTATTCTTCATTATGGCCATGCTGGTGTGCCAAATGATTCTTATATTAAAGATGGAGAACTGTGCCTTTATGACATGGGAGCCAACTACTATGGATATGCAGCTGATATAACTTGTACATTTCCAG CAAACGGGAAATTTACTCCTGATCAAAAACTAATCTATGAAGCTGTTTTAAATGCCAACAAGGCTGTTCAAAAAGCCATGAAGCCTGGTGTATCTTGGGTGGACATGCATGTTTTAGCTAATAGGGTGATGTTGGAAGATTTAAAGAAAGGAGGGTTATTGCAAGGAAGTGTAGATGAAATGTTGGATGCTGGCTTAGCTGCTATTTTTCAG CCACATGGTTTGGGCCATCTTATGGGCTTGGATGTCCATGACGTAGGTGGTTACTTAAAAGGACAACCAGAAAGACCCCAAAAAGTTGGTGTTAATAAGTTAAGGACCGCTAGAATTTTACAAAAAGGGATGGTACTAACAGTTGAGCCAGGGTGTTACTTTATTGATCCT cTACTGGATAAAGCTTTCGCAGATCCCACACTAAAGAAATTCCTAGTGCCATCTGTCATAGAGAGATTTAGAAATTTTGGAGGGGTCCGTATAGAAGATGATGTTGTGGTAACGGAAAATGGAATTGAAGATATGACGAAGGTACCCAGGTCTGTGCAAGATATCGAGGATTGGATGAGTGGGAAGCTCGAAGAGTCTACCTTTTTAGATTGCGAAAAATCGTTTGTGTGGTAA